A window of Gasterosteus aculeatus chromosome 9, fGasAcu3.hap1.1, whole genome shotgun sequence contains these coding sequences:
- the pcm1 gene encoding pericentriolar material 1 protein isoform X10 — protein MATGGTPFDDGAEELHNWTVTNGSLEDRLNNLDWGVQQKKANRSSEKNKKKLSTSVVESRLTNDISPESTPGAGRRRARTPHSFPHIKYTTQMSVPDQAELEKLRQRINFTDLDERSIGSDSQGRATAANNQRQLAGENKKPYNFLPLHVNTNKSKALLPPSSSAPATPAITKETKKQSPGRRDMLTPVAPAKGTPRPGRGGPERGPLGHREYGRGEQRIDSSQVVSKLVQIREYISKASSMRDDLVEKNDVPANVERLSNLIDHLKEQERSYLRFLQKMLTREDDEDDVRTLDSAMGSGSLAESTSLNVEVRSSDASTATGSRPETVRADQKEELENLRKQHELLKKMLEQQEQLRALQGRQEALMAMQDSAEQTLAVIEDTVVTETTGSVSGLSITSELNDELNDLIQRFHNQLHDSQTKAVPDNRRQAESLSLSREVCWSRAPHAVGPPQHRPLLHSASGPHTGLDTGATAANVKLTKLQELQDKKQTMDKILRELHSLRDQTLNNNSCRGLSTRCSVSALDSPECASVLCSNAASASTPFHPSRTQHQNSSNSTDKLRKLKEVHKRLNELRELVQYYEQTSDMMVDAVNENVKEEDDEEEDEEDETEDGSMFEAMFDSEQENRQPVTNIRNPHHSGNWTDLNSLTNRHSVRSSATNNRDGRLNTQCEINNRSGANVRSLNIPSAIECQYNRDTSFNQVKDEDEDGLDNEEGAQAAAADSDASGSSRRSSLGNNGGFSQKVHRQTAKQKLRQLQELVAMVQSDDTDGTTANEDEALHQQPNNTRAPVLGALGADSKQNSRELALSSKAREKLYEEKLRQQKQELMQLHEERQRLIDIQGKIQDLQWACPDLQSSVSSTVSQQGLLRKVPVAVSTPAPVLASSSSGPQINSTGLKPTAPEPASPSVADNEQLWSEMRRHQICREELRQRRKHLESLMAEHQRRSGLGDSPRRADDPEGLATPSQPVSRDERTMATWGSTPCHLDDEDDDDDDDDEEYQSETGAEEEEEQDDCVESSSEDDIPIYASNRNQCSYSNRKNQGSNLKPPPAFSGESSGDQSHHNKTQAKQQQQQHQSRGLDHTATSQHGATRRQENLRWASELSFAEGSGQWPEQVSQLQKQLDFSTSMCQTLLQDQQVHLVMHQLNQCYTQLAWQQNNVQRLKQVLNDLLRQQQASSSAAAWQTQKHGSSQESGSGTSPSPGVFLPFSSTLHPSTNNMSTAALSQFPPGFNLYPLFPAAMGEFPQGAASQATPDHPKQLDPNMSIKTEYMSFPPPLQRSPLNTTTGRGPSDWLKASYTDNSVQHVRSKTEPQEPPSSSACASRHQRPQEFDRASQDSFSSMPDPVDPATITKTFKAGRKASAQANLASRSKAPTSKSRRRRSKGHNKSADGHESDSVSSTADFVLKRAAVPHQKDQNKSLLDKLTREKLDSKTKLGSKRNDISSAYAWRTPFLSNRIACTEAPDASSDFSLFEALRETIYSEVATLISQNESRPHFLIEVFHELQLLNTDYLRQRALYSLQDIVTRHLIEKSAAEDQLPPLGPAVWAAGSQSELTPSESLATSDAEVVEKNLRLTQGTTMMMMMMKKREDAESVGNDSSMSTSSNLEPFANDDLGNTVIHLDKALARIREYERMKLKAEFNPCNAGSAAAGGSEVSFAEQPSANPADPMQGGAAAYVHCPQIDTHQLDRQIKAIMTKVIPFLKENMDEVCSLQLLTSVRRMVLTLTQQNDESKEFVRFFHRQLGGMLQDSLSKFMGRTLKDCGEDLLVEISEILFNELAFFRLMQDLDNTNSIALAAKNKNKKSEQPSSSTHGPTEDTGVGGDKSTSPAYTDEDKDQDEAEQEDVLQEQTAMKNSRSSEASEVQEEDKPEEDGQGIPLAISLSKAETPSLTNYGSGEDENDEEEEMEFEAGPVDVQTSLQPVSADRPVEQEETTHGDAQETQGEKRSSDHGEFHQQVVSVCSTAEDRDVTQSPEEDRNVGAGAASDGSSHDQDVLKEPTTTSSPDTDSPVMINVDEIGSGNTSQKSDEEDFVKVEDLPLQLTVMCEEELQMRIVEEQQNNNLSVEILNGNTESLTGLVGDAEDLKEPDTVGAQNV, from the exons ATGGCAACCGGAGGGACTCCTTTTGATGACGGCGCAGAAGAGCTGCACAACTGGACTGTAACCAATGGCAGCCTGGAGGACAGACTCAACAATCTG GATTGGGGTGTTCAGCAGAAGAAAGCCAACCGATCTTcagagaagaacaagaagaagctgTCCACTTCAGTGGTGGAGAGCCGCCTGACTAATGATATTTCGCCTGAGTCGACCCCCGGGGCCGGTCGCAGGAGAGCACGGACTCCTCATTCCTTTCCACACATCAAATACACTACCCAGATGTCTGTCCCCGACCAGGCCGAGCTGGAGAAGCTGCGTCAAAGAATCAATTTCACAGACTTGGATGAG AGGAGCATCGGCAGTGACTCCCAGGGCCGGGCCACTGCGGCCAACAACCAGCGGCAGTTGGCTGGAGAGAACAAAAAGCCCTACAACTTCCTACCCCTGCATGTGAACACTAACAAAAGCAAGGCgctgctccctccctcctcatctgCACCAGCGACACCTGCGATCACCAAGGAAACGAAGAAACAGAGCCCCGGACGCAGGGATATGCTAACCCCTGTTGCTCCTGCCAAGGGGACTCCGAGGCCCGGCCGCGGCGGCCCTGAGAGAGGACCTTTAGGACACAGAGAATATGGCAGAGGAGAACAGAGGATCGACAGCAGCCAG GTGGTGAGTAAACTGGTACAGATCCGCGAGTACATCAGTAAGGCCAGCTCTATGAGGGACGACCTGGTGGAGAAGAATGATGTGCCGGCCAACGTGGAACGTCTCTCCAATCTCATTGACCACCTCAAGGAGCAGGAGAGGTCCTATCTACGGTTCCTGCAGAAAATGCTG ACGCGGGAGGACGACGAGGATGATGTGAGGACCCTGGATTCTGCAATGGGCTCAGGTTCACTGGCTGAGAGCACTTCTCTCAACGTTGAGGTCCGTTCCTCCGATGCCTCGACTGCAACG GGCAGCAGACCAGAAACGGTGCGAGCTGACCAGAAGGAAGAGCTGGAGAATCTGCGTAAGCAGCACGAGCTGCTGAAGAAGAtgctggagcagcaggagcagctccGAGCGCTGCAGGGTCGACAGGAAGCACTAATGGCCATGCAGGACAGCGCGGAGCAGACGCTTGCTGTGATTGAAGACACTG ttGTCACAGAAACCACAGGCAGTGTTTCAGGCTTGAGCATCACATCCGAACTGAATGATGAGTTGAATGATTTGATCCAGCGGTTTCACAACCAGCTGCATGATTCTCAG ACCAAAGCGGTGCCAGACAACCGTCGCCAGGCAGAGAGCCTTTCCCTCTCTAGAGAAGTGTGCTGGTCTAGGGCTCCCCATGCTGTTGGTCCACCTCAACACCGGCCTCTCCTTCATTCTGCATCCGGGCCCCACACTGGCCTAGACACGGGGGCCACAGCTGCCAATGTCAAACTCACAAAGCTTCAGGAGCTCCAGGACAAAAAGCAAACCATGGACAAGATCCTGCGGGAGCTGCATTCCCTCAGAGACCAAACCCTTAACAACAACTCGT GTCGTGGCTTGTCAACACGGTGCAGTGTGAGTGCGCTAGATTCTCCTGAATGCGCATCTGTTCTCTGCTCTAATGCGGCATCAGCTTCCACTCCCTTTCATCCTTCACGCACTCAACACCAGAACAGCTCCAATTCCACGGACAAGCTCAG AAAGCTGAAAGAGGTCCACAAGCGTTTGAATGAGCTACGGGAATTGGTTCAGTACTACGAGCAGACCTCCGATATGATGGTGGATGCGGTCAATGAGAATGTGAAagaggaggatgacgaggaagaggatgaggaagatgagACTGAGGACGGTTCCATGTTTGAGGCCATGTTTGACTCTGAGCAGGAGAACCGCCAGCCTGTAACCAACATccg AAACCCACATCACAGTGGGAACTGGACCGATTTGAACAGCCTGACTAACCGGCACAGTGTGAGGAGCAGCGCCACTAACAACCGTGATGGGAGACTCAACACGCAGTGTGAAATCAACAACCGGTCTGGAGCCAACGTCCGCAGCCTCAACATCCCCTCAGCCATAG AGTGCCAGTACAACCGGGACACGTCCTTTAATCAGGTGaaagatgaggatgaagacgGCCTGGATAACGAGGAAGGGGCACAGGCCGCGGCTGCAGACAGTGACGCATCCGGATCCAGCCGAAGGAGCAGTCTGGGAAACAACGGCGGCTTTTCCCAGAAGGTTCACCGGCAAACAGCGAAGCAGAAACTCCGGCAGCTCCAGGAGCTGGTGGCCATGGTTCAG AGTGACGACACTGATGGCACGACAGCCAATGAGGACGAAGCTCTACACCAACAGCCGAATAATACCAGAGCTCCTGTGCTGGGGGCGTTGGGGGCCGACTCCAAACAGAATTCCAGAGAACTCGCACTCTCCAGCAAGGCCAG GGAGAAGTTGTATGAGGAGAAGCTGCGTCAGCAGAAGCAGGAGCTCATGCAGCTCCACGAGGAGCGCCAGAGGCTCATTGACATCCAGGGCAAGATTCAGGATCTGCAGTGGGCTTGCCCTGACCTCCAG TCATCCGTGTCCAGCACAGTGAGTCAGCAGGGCTTGCTGAGAAAGGTTCCGGTTGCAGTTTCCACTCCGGCTCCTGTCCtggcctcctcgtcctctggACCCCAAATTAACTCCACTGGGTTGAAGCCCACTGCTCCAGAACCAGCTTCTCCTTCCGTCGCTGACAACGAG CAGCTGTGGTCGGAGATGCGTCGCCACCAGATCTGTCGGGAAGAACTGCGTCAGCGCAGAAAGCACCTCGAGTCCCTGATGGCTGAACACCAGAGGCGTAGTGGTCTCGGTGACTCTCCGAGGCGGGCTGATGACCCAGAAGGCCTTGCTACACCCTCACAGCCAGTCAGTAGGGATGAAAG GACAATGGCTACCTGGGGTTCCACTCCCTGCCACCTTGACGATGaagatgacgacgacgacgatgatgatgaggaaTACCAATCAGAGActggtgcagaggaggaagaggagcaggatgaCTGTGTAGAAAGCAGCTCTGAGGACGACATTCCCATCTACGCCTCAAACAGGAACCAGTGCTCCTACAGTAACAGGAAGAATCAAGGAAG CAACCTGAAGCCTCCACCAGCCTTCTCCGGTGAAAGCAGCGGGGATCAATCTCATCATAACAAAACTCAggccaagcagcagcagcagcagcatcagtcCAGAGGTTTGGACCACACCGCGACGAGCCAGCACGGAGCGACACGGCGACAAGAGAACCTGCGCTGGGCCTCCGAGCTCTCCTTCGCCGAGGGCTCCGGTCAGTGGCCGGAACAGGTCAGCCAGCTGCAGAAACAGCTGGACTTCAGCACCAGCATGTGTCAGACACTCCTGCAGGACCAGCAG gTCCACCTGGTCATGCACCAGCTCAACCAGTGTTACACCCAGCTGGCTTGGCAGCAAAACAACGTACAaag ACTCAAACAGGTCCTCAATGACCTCCTTCGCCAGCAGCAGGCTTCCTCTTCAGCGGCTGCGTGGCAGACACAGAAGCACGGCTCATCCCAGGAATCCGGATCCGGCACCTCACCCTCCCCTGGTGTTttcctccccttctcttctACCCTGCATCCCTCAACCAACaacatgtcaactgctgccttaTCCCAATTCCCTCCTG GCTTTAATTTATATCCACTCTTTCCTGCTGCTATGGGCGAGTTCCCTCAGGGTGCAGCAAGTCAGGCAACCCCCGACCACCCGAAGCAGTTGGACCCCAACATGTCTATTAAAACCGAGTACATGAGTTTCCCTCCTCCACTGCAACGCTCTCCACTTAACACCACCACAGGCCGAGG GCCATCTGACTGGCTTAAAGCCTCCTATACCGACAACTCCGTCCAGCATGTCCGTTCCAAAACGGAGCCCCAGgagcctccctcttcctccgctTGCGCCAGCCGCCACCAGAGACCTCAAGAATTTGACAGGGCATCGCAGGACAGCTTCAGCAGCATGCCCGATCCTGTTGATCCCGCCACCATCACAAAGACCTTCAAGGCCGGGCGCAAGGCCTCCGCACAAGCCAACCTGGCCTCACGAAGCAAGGCACCCACCTCCAAGAGTCGGCGCAGGAGGAGCAAAGGGCACAACAAGAGCGCCGACG GCCATGAGAGCGACAGTGTTAGCAGCACTGCAGACTTTGTCCTGAAGAGGGCAGCCGTGCCTCATCAGAAGGACCAGAACAAGAGTCTGTTGGACAAGCTGACTCGAGAGAAACTTGACAGCAAAACTAAGCTCGGAAGCAAACGGAACGACATCTCTTCTG CATATGCTTGGAGAACACCCTTCCTCTCTAACAGAATTGCATGCACAGAAGCACCAG ATGCGAGCAGCGACTTCTCACTGTTCGAGGCACTGAGGGAGACCATCTACTCTGAGGTGGCTACTTTGATATCCCAGAATGAGTCCCGCCCCCACTTTCTAATTGAGGTCTTCCATGAGCTGCAATTGCTCAACACGGACTACTTGCGGCAAAGGGCACTGTATTCCCTGCAG GATATAGTGACCAGACACCTGATAGAGAAGAGTGCGGCTGAGGACCAGTTGCCCCCCCTCGGCCCTGCGGTTTGGGCTGCTGGCTCCCAGTCTGAGCTCACTCCCAGCGAGAGTTTGGCAACCAGTGATGCA GAAGTCGTGGAGAAAAACCTGAGACTCACACAGGgcacgacgatgatgatgatgatgatgaagaagagggaggatgCAGAATCTGTGGGAAACGACAGCAGCATGTCAACCTCCTCCAACCTGGAGCCGTTTGCAAACGATGACCTGG GCAACACGGTGATTCATTTAGACAAGGCTCTGGCCAGGATTAGGGAGTACGAGCGCATGAAGCTTAAAGCCGAGTTTAACCCCTGCAACGCCggctctgcagctgctggtggCTCTGAAGTTTCTTTTGCTGAACAGCCTTCTGCTAACCCCGCTGACCCAATGCAAG gagGTGCCGCTGCTTATGTGCACTGTCCTCAGATTGACACCCATCAGTTGGACCGCCAGATTAAAGCCATAATGACCAAAGTCATTCCTTTCCTGAAG GAGAACATGGATGAGGTGTGCTCCCTCCAGCTGTTGACCTCTGTGCGGCGCATGGTGCTCACTCTCACCCAACAGAATGACGAAAGCAAGGAGTTTGTGCGCTTTTTCCACCGACAGTTGGGAGGCATGCTGCAG GACTCTCTTAGTAAATTCATGGGCCGTACTCTGAAGGACTGCGGGGAGGATCTTCTGGTGGAGATCTCCGAGATCCTCTTCAATGAACTCGCCTTCTTCAGGCTCATGCAAGATTTGGACAACACAAACAGCATCGCCTTGGcagccaaaaacaaaaataagaagtCTGAGCAGCCCAGTAGCTCGACACACGGTCCTAcg GAAGATACAGGAGTGGGTGGTGATAAATCCACTTCTCCAGCCTACACAGATGAAGACAAG gaCCAAGATGAAGCTGAGCAGGAAGATGTTCTCCAGGAGCAAACCGCGATGAAGAACAGCAGGAGCAGTGAAGCTTCAGAGGTGCAGGAGGAAGACAAGCCTGAAGAAGATGGACAGGGAATCCCTCTGGCAATCA GTCTGTCTAAAGCCGAGACTCCGTCCCTGACAAACTACGGCAGTGGAGAAGATGagaatgatgaggaggaggaaatggagtTTGAAGCTGGACCTGTTGATGTCCAAACATCCTTGCAGCCGGTTTCTGCTGATAGACCGGTGGAGCAGGAG GAGACGACACACGGCGACGCCCAGGAGACCCAAGGCGAAAAGAGGAGCTCAGATCATGGCG AATTCCACCAGCAAGTTGTGAGCGTGTGCTCCACAGCAGAAGACCGCGATGTGACGCAGAGCCCGGAAGAGGACCGGAACGTGGGGGCAGGTGCTGCCTCAGACGGAAGCTCCCATGATCAGGACGTCCTGAAGGAGCcgaccaccaccagcagcccgGACACAGACTCCCCCGTCATGATCAATGTAGAT GAGATTGGCTCAGGTAACACTAGCCAGAAATCTGACGAGGAAGACTTTGTGAAGGTGGAAGATTTGCCATTGCAGCTAACAGTcatgtgtgag GAGGAACTACAGATGAGAAtagtggaggagcagcagaacaacAACCTGTCTGTAGAGATCCTCAATGGAAACACTGAATCGCTGACCGGGCTGGTGGGAGATGCAGAGGACCTGAAGGAACCAG acaCTGTTGGTGCACAGAACgtataa